GAGCGACACCTTGGCCTTCAGCCGCATATCCTCGGGGATTTCGATCCGCGGCGTCAGGTCGCGCAGCGCGACGTAGAGTTTCTCGACGGTGTTGAGCGCCATATACGGGCAGATGTTGCAGTTGCAGTTCCCGTCGGCCCCCGGCGCGCCGATGAAGCGCTTGTGCGGCACCGCCTTCTCCATCTGGTGGATGATGTGCGGTTCGGTAGCGACGATCAGCGTGTCGCCGGTGAAGCTTTCGGCAAAGGCCAGGATGCCGCTGGTCGACCCGACATAATCGGCATGGTCGATCACATGCGGCGGGCATTCGGGATGCGCTGCGACCGGGGCGTCGGGGTGCAGCGCCTTCAGCTTGAGCAGCTCGGTCTCGCTGAACGCCTCGTGGACGATGCACACGCCCGGCCACAACAGCATGTCGCGTCCCAGCTTGCGGTTGATATAGCCGCCCAGATGCTTGTCGGGGCCGAAGATGATCTTCTGCTCCTTGGGGATCTGGCTGAGGATCTTCTCCGCCGACGACGAGGTGACGATGACGTCCGACAGCGCCTTCACCTCGACCGAGCAGTTGATGTAGGTCAGCGCGATATGATCGGGATGCTGCGCGCGGAACGCCGCGAACTGGTCGGGCGGGCAGCTATCCTCCAGGCTGCAGCCGGCGTCCATGTCGGGCAGGATCACGGTCTTTTGCGGGGACAGTACCTTGGCGGTCTCGGCCATGAAGCGCACGCCGCAAAAGGCGATGACATCGGCATCGGTATCGGCGGCCTTGCGGCTTAG
The genomic region above belongs to Sphingomonas qomolangmaensis and contains:
- the nadA gene encoding quinolinate synthase NadA; translated protein: MDARNGIGGTLGGVDLLAEIDRLRKERNAVILAHYYQKPEIQDLADFVGDSFDLSRKAADTDADVIAFCGVRFMAETAKVLSPQKTVILPDMDAGCSLEDSCPPDQFAAFRAQHPDHIALTYINCSVEVKALSDVIVTSSSAEKILSQIPKEQKIIFGPDKHLGGYINRKLGRDMLLWPGVCIVHEAFSETELLKLKALHPDAPVAAHPECPPHVIDHADYVGSTSGILAFAESFTGDTLIVATEPHIIHQMEKAVPHKRFIGAPGADGNCNCNICPYMALNTVEKLYVALRDLTPRIEIPEDMRLKAKVSLDRMLDMASGTVGLGDPGPFRVSGD